One Engystomops pustulosus chromosome 7, aEngPut4.maternal, whole genome shotgun sequence DNA window includes the following coding sequences:
- the ZNF507 gene encoding zinc finger protein 507 isoform X2, translated as MENKESGNKKIDEDYPDSKNTLMQAAEVKQKNNEPLINVIQKLTAMVKSQESSKITEVKKRSHSDHDDGPPSKEPDQTNLCSKRIKEDKPVSQAVNSLSSNKKVMFYQCSLCKFISPSFDILTTHVKNHGQHNEIILMCSECHLTFKTHSELETHIKTHCENEVTALSQTKDQPPEDRRASSCTNVTESGRKKWYSYEAYGLYRCLICKYTCGQQRMLKTHAWKHAGEVDFSYPIFEEENESAGLPDSTLAHTPQGSESVLSENIFVNQHVPVPDCDAVQEHGLLPMDVQIKRTEVVSQTSAPTPTTEIIVVDEALSENDQDNLIRESLLSSAQKIISCSQNTKGHVNVIVERLPGAEEPSPQKSFLISTEVDVKKMVPHEPPLAGAVDVYHTDKNVVESEEIIIGFEDPDENSPPVRRRTNSECLRLHSLAAEALVTMPIRVVECPKTSLQVIHDSGSIDPDTGQEDGGGGGEDDDDVTFVPNPKVESSKKPDESDVQNQKEVKEKVELTEAPMKMGISMSLLKVIEKLRERTDQNATDDDILKELQDNAQTECTNDLNPGGNLVEYLPNAERPYRCRLCHYTSDNKGYIKQHLRVHRQRQPYQCPICEHIAENSGDLENHMINHCKTMKYECKDCNESFYYKSQLRNHERDHRSLLDSASTTSEDPQVCTEEVEEKISPEGNKSNISKLYRCDVCSYTSSTYVGVRNHRRIHTSDKPYRCSLCGYVCSHPPSLKSHMWKHASDQNYNYEQVNKAINEAMSQSSRIQRDPLGNRSLEEPSMTMDSDGVISIAHSAPEVTLIGNPKVNTLQHTLANTEKLQSQVRPGTELCVLLFCCCICGFESTSKELLMEHMKAHEGEIINIILNKSEASS; from the exons ATGGAAAATAAGGAAAGTGGTAATAAAAAGATAGACGAAGATTATCCTGATAGCAAAAATACCCTGATGCAAGCAGCTGAGGTCAAACAGAAAAACAATGAGCCTTTGATAAATGTAATACAGAAGCTCACAGCAATGGTTAAAAGCCAAGAGTCCAGCAAAATTACCGAAGTGAAGAAACGTTCTCACTCGGATCACGATGATGGTCCACCGTCTAAGGAACCTGATCAGACAAATCTCTGCTCCAAGAGGATCAAGGAGGATAAACCAGTCAGTCAGGCCGTCAATAGTCTTTCCTCAAAcaaaaaagtgatgttttatcAGTGTAGCCTCTGTAAATTTATCTCTCCTTCATTTGACATCCTCACAACCCATGTAAAAAATCATGGACAACATAATGAAATCATCCTAATGTGCTCAGAGTGCCACTTGACTTTTAAGACCCACAGTGAACTCGAAACTCATATTAAAACACACTGTGAAAATGAAGTGACTGCTCTTTCGCAAACTAAAGACCAGCCCCCAGAGGACAGGCGGGCATCCTCATGTACAAATGTTACTGAATCAGGGAGAAAAAAATGGTATTCCTATGAAGCATATGGTCTGTACCGGTGTCTCATATGCAAATATACCTGTGGCCAGCAACGAATGTTAAAAACACATGCTTGGAAACATGCAGGGGAGGTTGACTTCTCTTACCCTATCTTTGAGGAAGAGAATGAGTCTGCTGGATTACCAGATTCCACCCTAGCTCATACACCACAGGGAAGCGAGTCCGTACTCTCTGAAAATATCTTTGTCAACCAGCATGTACCCGTACCTGACTGTGATGCTGTTCAGGAACATGGCTTGTTGCCAATGGATGTACAGATCAAAAGGACTGAAGTTGTAAGCCAAACTAGTGCCCCAACTCCTACAACAGAAATAATAGTTGTTGATGAGGCCTTATCGGAAAATGATCAAGATAACCTCATTCGGGAGAGTCTACTGTCTTCGGCACAGAAAATTATTAGCTGTAGCCAAAATACAAAGGGCCATGTGAATGTAATTGTAGAACGTTTGCCAGGGGCAGAGGAACCTAGCCCACAAAAATCCTTCTTGATCAGTACAGAAGTGGATGTTAAGAAGATGGTCCCTCACGAACCTCCTCTTGCTGGGGCTGTTGATGTCTATCATACTGACAAGAATGTGGTGGAGAGTGAAGAGATTATCATAGGTTTTGAAGATCCTGATGAAAATTCTCCTCCTGTGCGCAGAAGGACAAACTCTGAGTGTTTAAGACTTCACTCTTTGGCAGCAGAAGCTTTGGTGACCATGCCCATCCGAGTGGTTGAATGTCCTAAAACCAGTCTTCAGGTCATTCATGATTCGGGTTCTATTGATCCAGACACCGGTCAAgaagatggtggtggtggtggtgaggaTGACGACGATGTGACTTTTGTACCTAACCCCAAGGTTGAGTCTTCAAAAAAGCCGGATGAGTCTGATGTTCAAAACCAAAAGGAAGTAAAAGAGAAAGTTGAATTAACAGAAGCTCCTATGAAAATGGGTATCAGTATGTCTTTACTTAAAGTTATTGAGAAGCTGAGGGAAAGAACAGATCAGAATGCTACAGATGATGACATCCTGAAAGAGTTGCAGGATAATGCCCAGACCGAGTGCACAAATGATCTTAACCCTGGTGGTAACCTTGTGGAATACTTGCCCAATGCTGAACGGCCCTACCGATGTCGCCTGTGCCATTACACCAGTGATAACAAAGGTTACATAAAGCAGCACCTGCGTGTTCATCGCCAGAGACAGCCTTACCAGTGCCCAATCTGTGAGCACATTGCGGAAAATAGCGGTGACCTCGAAAACCATATGATTAACCACTGCAAAACCATGAAGTACGAGTGCAAAGATTGCAATGAATCTTTCTACTATAAG AGTCAGTTAAGGAACCATGAACGGGATCATCGCAGTCTTCTAGATTCTGCATCGACCACAAGTGAGGATCCACAAGTCTGCACAGAGGAGGTGGAAGAGAAGATTTCTCCTGAAG GTAACAAATCAAACATCTCGAAGTTGTATCGATGCGATGTGTGCAGCTACACAAGTTCTACATACGTCGGGGTGAGGAACCACAGAAGAATTCACACTTCTGATAAACCATACAG GTGCTCCCTTTGTGGTTACGTCTGCAGCCACCCTCCCTCTTTAAAATCCCATATGTGGAAGCACGCCAGCGATCAGAACTATAACTATGAGCAAGTGAATAAGGCAATCAACGAGGCAATGTCTCAAAGCAGTCG GATACAGAGAGATCCTTTGGGCAACAGATCACTGGAAGAGCCAAGTATGACCATGGACAGTGATGGAGTCATTTCAATTGCTCATTCAGCTCCAGAAGTAACACTCATTGGAAACCCAAAGGTGAACACTCTGCAGCACACTTTGGCTAATACTGAGAAACTGCAAAGCCAGGTGCGACCTGGGACAGAACTGTGTGTCCTGCTCTTCTGCTGCTGCATCTGTGGCTTTGAGTCCACAAGCAAAGAGCTTCTTATGGAGCACATGAAAGCGCACGAGGGAGAAATCATTAACATCATACTGAATAAATCCGAAGCCTCGTCCTGA
- the ZNF507 gene encoding zinc finger protein 507 isoform X1, with protein MSADSNHPESCKAPGVMENKESGNKKIDEDYPDSKNTLMQAAEVKQKNNEPLINVIQKLTAMVKSQESSKITEVKKRSHSDHDDGPPSKEPDQTNLCSKRIKEDKPVSQAVNSLSSNKKVMFYQCSLCKFISPSFDILTTHVKNHGQHNEIILMCSECHLTFKTHSELETHIKTHCENEVTALSQTKDQPPEDRRASSCTNVTESGRKKWYSYEAYGLYRCLICKYTCGQQRMLKTHAWKHAGEVDFSYPIFEEENESAGLPDSTLAHTPQGSESVLSENIFVNQHVPVPDCDAVQEHGLLPMDVQIKRTEVVSQTSAPTPTTEIIVVDEALSENDQDNLIRESLLSSAQKIISCSQNTKGHVNVIVERLPGAEEPSPQKSFLISTEVDVKKMVPHEPPLAGAVDVYHTDKNVVESEEIIIGFEDPDENSPPVRRRTNSECLRLHSLAAEALVTMPIRVVECPKTSLQVIHDSGSIDPDTGQEDGGGGGEDDDDVTFVPNPKVESSKKPDESDVQNQKEVKEKVELTEAPMKMGISMSLLKVIEKLRERTDQNATDDDILKELQDNAQTECTNDLNPGGNLVEYLPNAERPYRCRLCHYTSDNKGYIKQHLRVHRQRQPYQCPICEHIAENSGDLENHMINHCKTMKYECKDCNESFYYKSQLRNHERDHRSLLDSASTTSEDPQVCTEEVEEKISPEGNKSNISKLYRCDVCSYTSSTYVGVRNHRRIHTSDKPYRCSLCGYVCSHPPSLKSHMWKHASDQNYNYEQVNKAINEAMSQSSRIQRDPLGNRSLEEPSMTMDSDGVISIAHSAPEVTLIGNPKVNTLQHTLANTEKLQSQVRPGTELCVLLFCCCICGFESTSKELLMEHMKAHEGEIINIILNKSEASS; from the exons gtgTGATGGAAAATAAGGAAAGTGGTAATAAAAAGATAGACGAAGATTATCCTGATAGCAAAAATACCCTGATGCAAGCAGCTGAGGTCAAACAGAAAAACAATGAGCCTTTGATAAATGTAATACAGAAGCTCACAGCAATGGTTAAAAGCCAAGAGTCCAGCAAAATTACCGAAGTGAAGAAACGTTCTCACTCGGATCACGATGATGGTCCACCGTCTAAGGAACCTGATCAGACAAATCTCTGCTCCAAGAGGATCAAGGAGGATAAACCAGTCAGTCAGGCCGTCAATAGTCTTTCCTCAAAcaaaaaagtgatgttttatcAGTGTAGCCTCTGTAAATTTATCTCTCCTTCATTTGACATCCTCACAACCCATGTAAAAAATCATGGACAACATAATGAAATCATCCTAATGTGCTCAGAGTGCCACTTGACTTTTAAGACCCACAGTGAACTCGAAACTCATATTAAAACACACTGTGAAAATGAAGTGACTGCTCTTTCGCAAACTAAAGACCAGCCCCCAGAGGACAGGCGGGCATCCTCATGTACAAATGTTACTGAATCAGGGAGAAAAAAATGGTATTCCTATGAAGCATATGGTCTGTACCGGTGTCTCATATGCAAATATACCTGTGGCCAGCAACGAATGTTAAAAACACATGCTTGGAAACATGCAGGGGAGGTTGACTTCTCTTACCCTATCTTTGAGGAAGAGAATGAGTCTGCTGGATTACCAGATTCCACCCTAGCTCATACACCACAGGGAAGCGAGTCCGTACTCTCTGAAAATATCTTTGTCAACCAGCATGTACCCGTACCTGACTGTGATGCTGTTCAGGAACATGGCTTGTTGCCAATGGATGTACAGATCAAAAGGACTGAAGTTGTAAGCCAAACTAGTGCCCCAACTCCTACAACAGAAATAATAGTTGTTGATGAGGCCTTATCGGAAAATGATCAAGATAACCTCATTCGGGAGAGTCTACTGTCTTCGGCACAGAAAATTATTAGCTGTAGCCAAAATACAAAGGGCCATGTGAATGTAATTGTAGAACGTTTGCCAGGGGCAGAGGAACCTAGCCCACAAAAATCCTTCTTGATCAGTACAGAAGTGGATGTTAAGAAGATGGTCCCTCACGAACCTCCTCTTGCTGGGGCTGTTGATGTCTATCATACTGACAAGAATGTGGTGGAGAGTGAAGAGATTATCATAGGTTTTGAAGATCCTGATGAAAATTCTCCTCCTGTGCGCAGAAGGACAAACTCTGAGTGTTTAAGACTTCACTCTTTGGCAGCAGAAGCTTTGGTGACCATGCCCATCCGAGTGGTTGAATGTCCTAAAACCAGTCTTCAGGTCATTCATGATTCGGGTTCTATTGATCCAGACACCGGTCAAgaagatggtggtggtggtggtgaggaTGACGACGATGTGACTTTTGTACCTAACCCCAAGGTTGAGTCTTCAAAAAAGCCGGATGAGTCTGATGTTCAAAACCAAAAGGAAGTAAAAGAGAAAGTTGAATTAACAGAAGCTCCTATGAAAATGGGTATCAGTATGTCTTTACTTAAAGTTATTGAGAAGCTGAGGGAAAGAACAGATCAGAATGCTACAGATGATGACATCCTGAAAGAGTTGCAGGATAATGCCCAGACCGAGTGCACAAATGATCTTAACCCTGGTGGTAACCTTGTGGAATACTTGCCCAATGCTGAACGGCCCTACCGATGTCGCCTGTGCCATTACACCAGTGATAACAAAGGTTACATAAAGCAGCACCTGCGTGTTCATCGCCAGAGACAGCCTTACCAGTGCCCAATCTGTGAGCACATTGCGGAAAATAGCGGTGACCTCGAAAACCATATGATTAACCACTGCAAAACCATGAAGTACGAGTGCAAAGATTGCAATGAATCTTTCTACTATAAG AGTCAGTTAAGGAACCATGAACGGGATCATCGCAGTCTTCTAGATTCTGCATCGACCACAAGTGAGGATCCACAAGTCTGCACAGAGGAGGTGGAAGAGAAGATTTCTCCTGAAG GTAACAAATCAAACATCTCGAAGTTGTATCGATGCGATGTGTGCAGCTACACAAGTTCTACATACGTCGGGGTGAGGAACCACAGAAGAATTCACACTTCTGATAAACCATACAG GTGCTCCCTTTGTGGTTACGTCTGCAGCCACCCTCCCTCTTTAAAATCCCATATGTGGAAGCACGCCAGCGATCAGAACTATAACTATGAGCAAGTGAATAAGGCAATCAACGAGGCAATGTCTCAAAGCAGTCG GATACAGAGAGATCCTTTGGGCAACAGATCACTGGAAGAGCCAAGTATGACCATGGACAGTGATGGAGTCATTTCAATTGCTCATTCAGCTCCAGAAGTAACACTCATTGGAAACCCAAAGGTGAACACTCTGCAGCACACTTTGGCTAATACTGAGAAACTGCAAAGCCAGGTGCGACCTGGGACAGAACTGTGTGTCCTGCTCTTCTGCTGCTGCATCTGTGGCTTTGAGTCCACAAGCAAAGAGCTTCTTATGGAGCACATGAAAGCGCACGAGGGAGAAATCATTAACATCATACTGAATAAATCCGAAGCCTCGTCCTGA